The Clostridium sp. AWRP genome has a window encoding:
- a CDS encoding AAA family ATPase, whose translation MKKIKNKFIIIPILTSILSLCILLFMNYSNSSIPYKSYVSFQKDVSNKIVLEVYMTDSPKIRVKLKNGSIYDTDNPRTPNAKEVLLKDGISVSEQYTINNRQAYPATILVISIMAAVFMALKFSNKSSKKIVSLDSLDASAIEDSNCNFKSVAGNEEAKESVQDIVDFLKNPKKYTSYGARMPKGILLFGEPGTGKTLLARAIAGEADVPFYAVSGSDFVQVYVGVGASRIRQLFKKAKSNKSGKAVIFIDEIDAIGKKRDGSGSTGGSDERDQTLNALLTEMSGFNEKEGIVIIAATNRLDMLDPALLRPGRFDRHIEVTLPDISSREKIISLHLKNKPVDNIDIHEWAQKTSYFSGAKIESLINEAAILACKEDSTYIENKHIDKAFSIVLTGYEKKDRNYIKDIDKRITAYHEVGHALVSSKVLPNEKISKITIIPSTKGAGGYTLSIPEDKLYQNKDYLRKRIMVLLGGRAAEEVIFGADYVTTGAYNDLQHSTNIAFKMVTQYGMGSTLGLLNMRELSDLNISQNEIIKECKYLTDSIYNDVKNILIENRHCLKATVQLLMEKETLFSNDLKDLFI comes from the coding sequence ATGAAAAAGATAAAAAATAAGTTTATAATAATTCCTATTTTAACCTCTATTTTATCTCTTTGCATATTACTGTTTATGAATTATAGTAACAGCTCTATACCTTATAAGTCATATGTTTCGTTTCAAAAAGATGTATCAAACAAAATAGTACTAGAAGTGTATATGACAGATTCCCCAAAAATAAGAGTAAAATTAAAAAACGGCAGCATATATGATACCGATAATCCTAGAACCCCTAACGCTAAAGAAGTGCTTTTAAAAGATGGAATAAGTGTATCTGAGCAGTATACTATAAATAACAGGCAAGCTTATCCTGCTACTATACTTGTAATTTCTATTATGGCAGCTGTTTTTATGGCACTTAAGTTTTCTAACAAATCTTCCAAAAAAATAGTATCGCTCGATTCTTTAGATGCTTCTGCCATAGAAGATTCTAATTGCAATTTTAAAAGTGTAGCGGGAAATGAAGAAGCTAAAGAGAGTGTCCAGGATATAGTTGATTTCTTAAAGAACCCTAAAAAATATACATCTTATGGTGCAAGAATGCCAAAAGGTATTTTGTTATTTGGTGAGCCAGGAACCGGAAAAACTCTCCTTGCAAGAGCCATTGCAGGTGAAGCAGATGTCCCATTTTATGCTGTCTCAGGCTCTGATTTTGTACAAGTATATGTAGGTGTAGGTGCCAGCCGTATAAGGCAGTTATTTAAAAAGGCTAAAAGCAATAAATCTGGAAAAGCGGTTATATTTATAGATGAGATAGACGCTATAGGTAAAAAGAGAGATGGCTCAGGAAGTACCGGAGGCTCTGATGAAAGAGATCAAACTTTAAATGCTCTGCTTACAGAAATGTCTGGATTTAATGAAAAAGAGGGAATTGTAATAATAGCTGCCACAAATAGATTAGATATGCTAGATCCTGCCCTTTTAAGGCCTGGAAGATTTGACAGACATATAGAAGTAACTCTTCCTGACATTTCTTCAAGGGAAAAAATTATATCCCTACACTTAAAAAATAAACCTGTAGACAATATAGATATACACGAGTGGGCTCAAAAAACTTCTTACTTTTCAGGTGCAAAAATTGAAAGCTTAATAAATGAGGCTGCAATACTCGCCTGTAAAGAAGATAGTACTTATATAGAAAACAAGCACATTGATAAAGCTTTTTCCATAGTACTAACAGGGTACGAGAAAAAAGATAGGAATTATATAAAAGATATAGATAAAAGAATAACTGCTTACCATGAAGTAGGCCATGCTCTAGTATCCTCAAAAGTACTTCCAAATGAAAAGATTTCCAAAATAACAATCATTCCAAGTACTAAGGGAGCTGGAGGTTATACATTAAGCATACCTGAGGACAAGCTCTATCAAAATAAAGATTACTTACGTAAAAGAATAATGGTACTTTTAGGCGGAAGAGCTGCTGAAGAAGTTATCTTTGGAGCAGATTATGTAACCACAGGTGCCTATAATGATCTTCAGCATAGCACAAACATAGCCTTTAAAATGGTGACTCAATATGGAATGGGAAGCACTTTAGGTCTTTTAAACATGAGGGAACTGTCAGATTTAAATATAAGTCAAAATGAGATTATCAAAGAGTGTAAGTATCTTACAGATTCAATATATAATGATGTAAAAAATATTCTTATTGAAAATAGACACTGCCTTAAAGCCACAGTTCAACTGCTTATGGAAAAAGAAACCTTATTTTCAAATGATTTAAAAGATTTATTTATTTAA
- a CDS encoding DUF1232 domain-containing protein: protein MKVSFGKAILTEQDILGIVHEYVNIEGLNIENISINEIITIEGTYKSKISVNFQVNMGLGNINNNIINLKIFDVHVYKFKVFKNVKNIVLKRLLDDFSPYGVEVDRDTVRVDLNLAVKLIPYFNLKLKKVEILPRALEVEAEDIRYEEKKKFPNIEKKKRSILILDKYHKFRKEVVSKVPQKYEKIVEYAMLIPDIIMLFIRLFKDKRVKIKVKIMLSGVIAYLASPIDIIPDFIPFVGKIDDVALAFFALNSIIDEIPEEIIIENWQGEENIILVTREAVKYITKIIGSANVSKVLNQLGNVFKSSERKEKEGRSVT, encoded by the coding sequence ATGAAAGTGTCCTTTGGAAAAGCCATTTTGACAGAACAAGATATACTTGGTATAGTTCATGAGTATGTGAATATAGAGGGACTTAATATAGAAAATATAAGTATAAATGAAATAATAACAATAGAGGGGACATATAAGAGCAAAATATCTGTAAATTTTCAAGTTAATATGGGACTAGGAAATATAAATAACAATATAATAAATTTAAAAATATTTGATGTACATGTGTATAAGTTTAAAGTATTCAAAAATGTAAAAAATATTGTTCTTAAGAGGTTATTAGATGACTTTTCTCCTTATGGGGTAGAGGTGGACAGAGATACAGTAAGAGTTGATTTAAACCTGGCAGTAAAGCTTATACCTTACTTTAATCTCAAATTAAAAAAAGTAGAAATACTTCCAAGGGCATTAGAGGTTGAAGCAGAAGATATAAGATATGAGGAAAAAAAGAAATTTCCAAACATAGAGAAAAAGAAAAGAAGTATACTTATTTTAGATAAGTATCATAAGTTTAGAAAAGAAGTTGTAAGTAAGGTGCCGCAAAAATATGAAAAAATTGTAGAGTATGCGATGCTTATACCGGATATTATAATGCTATTTATAAGATTATTTAAGGACAAAAGGGTTAAAATAAAGGTTAAAATTATGTTGTCAGGCGTAATAGCTTACCTTGCAAGTCCTATAGATATAATACCTGATTTTATACCTTTTGTTGGGAAAATAGATGATGTCGCTCTGGCGTTTTTTGCGCTTAATAGTATAATAGATGAAATACCAGAAGAAATTATAATTGAAAATTGGCAGGGTGAGGAGAACATAATTCTGGTTACAAGAGAAGCAGTAAAATATATTACAAAAATAATTGGAAGTGCAAATGTTTCTAAGGTTCTAAATCAGCTAGGCAATGTATTCAAATCATCTGAAAGAAAAGAAAAAGAGGGGAGAAGTGTTACATAA
- a CDS encoding YtxH domain-containing protein codes for MRGKFVAGAVIGAAVGMMVVPELDRSKKRMIRKTSKYLKNTAGNMYGGVMNWMK; via the coding sequence ATGCGTGGAAAGTTTGTAGCAGGTGCAGTAATTGGCGCAGCAGTAGGAATGATGGTAGTACCAGAATTAGATAGATCTAAAAAGAGAATGATAAGAAAAACTTCTAAATACTTAAAAAATACTGCAGGAAATATGTATGGTGGAGTTATGAATTGGATGAAATAG
- a CDS encoding helix-turn-helix transcriptional regulator, giving the protein MEILSLGEKIKRRRKELNMTLKDLAGDRITPGQISLVESGKSNPSMDLLEYLARELNTSIEYLMESEETQAQKICTYFENIAESYIISGSLNQSEKYIEEAIYYSEKYSLQYEKAKNLYLKGTIYTARKEYPIAQQLLLSANVVFIKNNKYEEIIKTFINLGKITISMKSYHASSSYLQQAENVYKENNIGNDFLLGQIYYYTACINFKLENMEEAINYSYLANEKFRQIDNREEYAKSLFLLAEEYNKKGDINNAIKYSKKTLNVYRKLEDMINTAKIENNLGKLFGEFNNIEESFIHLNKAKELRMKCKDGKIVDTLINICENYIKLKDVINSRKVLEEIRDKIDEKNSKSLVYYYMMKFRINMIECNKNEAENTLIDALNFAKKMNYTKEAADISIKLGKFYEDSKMDKEAAKYLSEGVEIFKKIGILKEY; this is encoded by the coding sequence ATGGAAATACTTTCTTTAGGAGAAAAAATAAAGAGAAGAAGAAAAGAACTCAATATGACTTTAAAAGATTTGGCAGGGGATAGAATTACACCTGGGCAAATAAGTTTGGTGGAATCAGGAAAGTCAAATCCTAGTATGGATTTACTAGAATACTTAGCAAGGGAATTGAATACTTCCATTGAGTATTTAATGGAGTCAGAAGAGACTCAAGCACAAAAAATATGTACTTATTTTGAAAATATAGCTGAATCTTATATAATAAGCGGGAGTTTGAATCAATCGGAAAAGTATATAGAAGAGGCTATATACTACTCAGAAAAGTATTCCCTACAATATGAAAAAGCAAAAAATTTATATTTAAAGGGGACAATCTATACAGCGAGAAAAGAATATCCTATTGCCCAACAGCTTTTATTGTCTGCTAATGTTGTTTTTATAAAAAATAATAAATATGAAGAAATTATAAAAACTTTTATAAATTTAGGGAAGATTACAATAAGCATGAAATCATATCATGCTTCCAGCAGTTATTTGCAGCAGGCAGAGAATGTATATAAAGAAAATAATATAGGAAATGATTTCTTGCTTGGACAAATATATTATTATACAGCATGTATAAATTTTAAATTAGAAAATATGGAAGAAGCAATAAACTATTCTTATCTGGCAAATGAGAAGTTTAGGCAGATAGATAATAGGGAAGAGTATGCTAAAAGCTTATTTTTACTTGCAGAAGAGTATAATAAAAAGGGAGATATAAATAATGCAATAAAGTATTCTAAAAAAACATTAAATGTATACAGAAAATTAGAAGATATGATAAATACTGCAAAAATTGAAAATAATCTAGGTAAACTTTTTGGAGAGTTTAATAATATTGAAGAATCATTTATACATTTAAATAAAGCAAAAGAATTGCGAATGAAATGTAAAGATGGCAAGATTGTGGACACGCTTATAAATATATGTGAAAATTATATAAAATTAAAGGATGTTATAAATTCAAGGAAAGTTCTAGAAGAAATAAGGGACAAGATAGACGAAAAAAATAGTAAATCATTAGTATATTATTACATGATGAAATTTAGAATAAATATGATTGAATGTAATAAAAACGAAGCAGAAAATACATTAATTGATGCATTGAACTTTGCGAAAAAAATGAATTATACTAAAGAAGCTGCGGATATATCAATAAAACTTGGAAAATTTTACGAAGATAGTAAGATGGATAAGGAAGCAGCTAAATATTTAAGTGAGGGTGTTGAAATTTTTAAAAAGATTGGAATATTAAAAGAGTATTAA
- a CDS encoding helix-turn-helix transcriptional regulator, whose amino-acid sequence MEILSTGEKVKRARIYKGYTLKELCNSKISISKMSCIENDKIKPEDWILEFLSDKLEISFEYLKLDIKNQIIKNVHDIEKKQDKKNYEKNLVYNFKFAERYNYDDICFRIIHLLFNYYLEKSELEKLHNIIVKYYEYLQRNFSKEKAALYYMDVGKYFFKTKEFLQAINYYDNVLGIAAETGSNELLSKVTYNKIICFIALNDYEKAYELSGAITKLLNMIDGDIKKAKMYHVLAILSLKNDTEKFKLYEKKANEFYKDNLKDKSISMVDYAAVMFTSNMSEKAVFYINEALNIYPKECAVEFANFVIKIVGILIKNQIWDRAESICDRALDCSIKLNDIVLIERAYYYKALIFIRKGQLAEGEMYMNLSLDALSKFETNTCKYERYMEIGCMYYDMKKVQEALKYFNIAIDLKQKYNFL is encoded by the coding sequence ATGGAGATACTTTCTACTGGAGAAAAAGTTAAAAGAGCACGCATATATAAGGGATATACTTTGAAGGAACTGTGTAATAGTAAGATATCAATTTCTAAAATGAGCTGCATTGAAAATGATAAAATAAAACCAGAAGATTGGATTTTAGAATTTTTATCAGACAAACTTGAAATTAGTTTTGAGTATCTAAAATTAGATATAAAAAATCAAATAATAAAAAATGTACATGATATTGAGAAAAAACAAGATAAAAAAAATTATGAAAAAAATTTAGTATATAATTTTAAATTTGCTGAACGGTATAACTATGATGATATATGTTTTAGGATAATACATCTCTTATTTAACTATTATCTAGAAAAAAGTGAATTAGAAAAATTGCATAATATAATTGTAAAGTATTATGAATATTTACAAAGAAATTTTTCTAAAGAAAAAGCAGCCCTGTACTATATGGATGTTGGCAAATATTTTTTTAAAACAAAAGAATTTTTGCAGGCGATAAACTATTATGATAATGTGTTAGGTATTGCAGCAGAAACTGGTAGTAATGAACTATTGTCAAAAGTTACATATAATAAAATAATCTGCTTTATTGCTCTTAATGATTATGAAAAGGCTTATGAATTGTCTGGTGCAATTACAAAATTGCTAAACATGATAGATGGAGACATAAAAAAGGCAAAAATGTATCATGTTTTAGCAATACTTTCTTTAAAAAATGATACTGAGAAATTCAAATTATATGAAAAAAAGGCAAATGAATTTTATAAAGATAATTTAAAAGATAAATCCATATCTATGGTTGACTATGCTGCAGTTATGTTTACTTCAAATATGAGTGAAAAGGCAGTATTTTATATAAATGAAGCACTGAATATATATCCTAAAGAGTGTGCAGTGGAATTTGCTAATTTTGTAATAAAAATAGTAGGTATTTTGATAAAAAATCAAATTTGGGATAGAGCTGAAAGTATATGTGATAGAGCTTTAGATTGTTCTATAAAATTAAATGATATAGTTCTTATAGAAAGAGCATACTATTATAAAGCATTGATATTTATAAGAAAAGGTCAACTAGCTGAAGGGGAAATGTATATGAATCTTTCACTTGATGCTCTATCTAAATTTGAAACAAATACCTGCAAGTATGAAAGATATATGGAAATAGGATGTATGTATTATGATATGAAAAAGGTTCAAGAGGCTCTTAAATATTTTAATATTGCCATTGATTTAAAACAAAAATATAATTTTTTATAG
- the clpB gene encoding ATP-dependent chaperone ClpB, with protein sequence MNIDKLTIKVQNAMNEAQLTAVRYNHQQVDVIHMFSALVFEQDGLIPNIFGKMSVDLKSLVKETKDVLDKMPKVMGEGAQSSSVYATRRFEDAFLQAEKIAQKFKDSYISVEHVMLGIMEVHSPDVDGILKKFDITKDAFLEALSQVRGNQRVETQDPEGTYEALAKYGRNLVEEAKKHKLDPVIGRDEEIRRVVRILSRRTKNNPVLIGDPGVGKTAIIEGLAERIVRGDIPEGLKDKIIFSLDMGALIAGAKFRGEFEERLKAVLKEVQKSEGKIVLFIDEIHTIVGAGKTEGSMDAGNLIKPMLARGELHCIGATTFDEYRKYIEKDKALERRFQPVVIDEPTVQDSISILRGLKEKFEIYHGIRIHDSAIVAAAKLSDRYITDRYLPDKAIDLIDEACAMIRTEIDSMPTEMDNVKRKIFQLQIEKEALSKEKDSASIERLKSVEKELSNLKDKDNEMTAKYEKEKSNITEVRNLKKQLDEARGQIEKAEREYDLNKIAELKYGVIPKLESTIDEKEQSIKENNEAAMLKEEVTEQEISQIVSKWTGIPVSKLVEGERQKLVKLEDELAKRVIGQKEAVTAVSNAVLRARAGMKDPKRPIGSFIFLGPTGVGKTELAKTLARTLFDSEENIIRIDMSEYMEKYSVSRLIGAPPGYVGYDEGGQLTEAVRRKPYSVILFDEIEKAHEDVFNIFLQILDDGRLTDNQGKVVDFKNSIIIMTSNIGSSYLLQNKSSNGIDKDVRDKVMNDMKFKFKPEFLNRLDDIIMFKPLNTEEIKFIIDIFLKDIENRLKEKNISIQITLKAKEVMAEEGYDPVYGARPLKRYIENVLETSIAKKIINGDIYTGCRVRVDYEDDKFKIEKL encoded by the coding sequence ATGAACATAGACAAACTTACAATAAAAGTTCAAAATGCAATGAATGAGGCCCAACTTACAGCAGTGAGATATAATCATCAACAGGTAGATGTGATTCATATGTTTTCAGCTTTAGTGTTTGAGCAAGATGGACTCATTCCAAATATATTTGGAAAGATGTCTGTAGATTTAAAATCTCTGGTAAAGGAAACTAAAGATGTTTTAGACAAGATGCCTAAAGTGATGGGAGAAGGAGCACAAAGTTCCTCCGTCTATGCAACTAGAAGGTTTGAAGATGCTTTTTTGCAGGCAGAAAAGATAGCTCAAAAATTCAAAGATTCATATATAAGTGTAGAGCACGTAATGCTTGGTATCATGGAAGTTCACTCTCCTGACGTAGATGGCATACTTAAGAAATTTGATATTACAAAGGATGCATTTTTAGAAGCCTTGTCTCAAGTAAGGGGAAATCAAAGGGTTGAAACTCAGGATCCAGAGGGAACTTATGAGGCACTTGCCAAGTATGGTAGAAATCTTGTGGAAGAGGCAAAAAAGCATAAACTTGATCCGGTTATAGGTAGAGATGAAGAGATAAGAAGAGTTGTTAGAATACTTTCAAGAAGAACTAAAAATAATCCTGTACTAATAGGTGATCCGGGGGTAGGAAAAACTGCTATAATTGAAGGACTGGCAGAGAGAATTGTAAGAGGAGATATACCAGAGGGATTAAAGGATAAAATAATATTTTCCCTAGATATGGGAGCATTAATTGCTGGTGCCAAATTTAGGGGAGAATTTGAAGAAAGATTAAAGGCCGTATTAAAAGAAGTACAGAAAAGTGAAGGCAAAATAGTACTTTTTATAGATGAAATTCATACCATAGTTGGAGCTGGAAAAACAGAAGGTTCTATGGATGCTGGAAATTTAATAAAGCCAATGCTAGCAAGAGGTGAACTCCACTGTATAGGGGCAACTACTTTTGATGAATACAGAAAATATATAGAAAAAGATAAGGCTTTGGAGCGAAGATTTCAACCTGTGGTTATAGATGAACCTACTGTTCAGGATTCTATCTCTATACTTAGAGGACTTAAGGAAAAATTTGAAATCTATCATGGCATAAGAATTCATGATTCTGCTATTGTGGCTGCTGCAAAGCTTTCAGATAGATATATAACAGATAGGTATCTTCCAGATAAAGCTATAGATTTAATTGATGAAGCTTGTGCTATGATAAGAACTGAAATTGACAGTATGCCAACTGAAATGGATAATGTTAAAAGAAAAATATTCCAGCTACAGATTGAAAAAGAGGCTCTTTCCAAAGAAAAAGATAGTGCATCTATAGAAAGGCTTAAGTCAGTAGAAAAGGAACTTAGTAATCTTAAAGACAAAGATAATGAAATGACTGCTAAATATGAAAAGGAAAAGTCAAATATAACTGAGGTTAGAAATTTGAAGAAACAGCTTGATGAAGCAAGAGGACAAATTGAAAAAGCAGAGAGGGAATATGATTTAAATAAAATTGCAGAATTAAAATATGGTGTTATTCCTAAACTGGAAAGTACTATAGATGAAAAAGAGCAATCTATTAAAGAAAACAATGAAGCTGCAATGTTAAAGGAAGAAGTTACAGAACAGGAAATATCTCAGATAGTATCTAAATGGACTGGAATACCTGTTTCAAAATTGGTAGAAGGGGAAAGACAGAAATTAGTAAAATTAGAGGATGAACTTGCAAAGAGAGTTATAGGCCAGAAGGAAGCAGTTACAGCAGTTTCGAATGCTGTACTTAGAGCAAGAGCGGGTATGAAAGATCCTAAAAGGCCAATAGGTTCTTTTATATTTTTAGGACCTACAGGTGTAGGTAAAACTGAGCTTGCAAAAACTTTAGCAAGGACACTGTTTGATAGTGAAGAAAACATAATAAGAATAGATATGTCAGAGTATATGGAAAAATATTCTGTTTCGAGACTTATAGGAGCTCCTCCAGGATATGTAGGATATGACGAAGGAGGTCAGCTTACGGAAGCAGTGAGAAGAAAACCATATAGTGTAATATTATTTGATGAAATAGAAAAGGCCCATGAAGATGTGTTTAATATATTCCTTCAAATATTAGATGATGGAAGGCTTACTGATAATCAGGGTAAGGTAGTTGACTTTAAAAATTCTATTATAATTATGACTTCTAACATAGGAAGTAGTTATTTATTACAGAACAAAAGCAGTAATGGGATAGATAAAGATGTAAGAGACAAAGTAATGAATGATATGAAATTTAAATTTAAGCCTGAATTTTTAAATAGACTAGATGATATAATAATGTTTAAGCCACTAAATACAGAAGAAATTAAGTTCATAATAGATATATTCCTAAAAGATATAGAAAATAGGCTTAAGGAGAAAAATATATCCATACAAATAACCCTAAAAGCAAAAGAAGTTATGGCAGAAGAAGGTTATGATCCTGTTTATGGAGCAAGGCCTTTAAAAAGATATATAGAAAACGTTCTGGAAACGTCTATTGCAAAGAAGATAATTAATGGAGATATATATACAGGCTGCAGGGTAAGAGTAGATTATGAGGATGATAAGTTTAAAATAGAAAAACTATAA